A part of Desulfofundulus salinus genomic DNA contains:
- a CDS encoding O-antigen ligase family protein translates to MAKATATPPRVNRTRELAAMTAAARPWTYQVAFWGLAALLFFPPFFRGLFFPPEQELALMGAAVIFWFTWLWKHGWRDYSFLSHPLDYFTLALPLVYIIAAFGAVNYGLAVDEIVKNILYFLAYWVAVQVVEREEDAGRLLHVIYLAAAGVALAGLFTATGLVYIKDGFLNGRIYSTFQYPNALASYLALAGFLGLFFWAHYGSRTVGESITDRVLLKTLPRRLLECRPYGYFYAAANFILLAVLFGTRSRGGLLITGAVFLLYLIGLHWQKRLPVLLHALYVGGLGYTTSHKFIAAAMAKQMGTAWLWILGGLTLVLAGQWVYAFAGKRSLSPWLEDKKRVNAGLASIVIACLIAGTAVLTTHHQVLEKVTSFTYLRNAFERTYFVQDALAMIKDRPVLGWGGGGWEEAYRAYQGYLYNSNEVHSHYFQVAVETGVVGLLVLLGIWASFLWAAHRAYWSAPASSTSRAMSWAVTTGALAVGLHAAVDFDLSLSALTLVLWTLFACARVSGYNRAQVPSNKLQAAKKGGIRPSNPVALAAATAAGAIVFLFAFFLASANSYATQAAGYLQQGNVRQGLAAMQKAAAYNPFNADYHTVLMRIYLSMGKPQQALEEARRSAALSRYSAGRQADLARASLAAGRYQDAVSYALRAVELAPYQIAWYETLAATCAAAGRGELQAGNKDAARRYLEQALKVPEMIQARVAGLGEEEKKLWVDAPMLSVTPGVHLGMGQARYLLGDLPGAEKSLQAAMQDNQLKGEASLWLALVREKQGKTGEAKKLVKEAGQINKNLEAAYERLKAVPTL, encoded by the coding sequence ATGGCCAAAGCAACTGCCACACCCCCCCGGGTAAATCGCACAAGGGAACTGGCTGCAATGACGGCGGCTGCCCGCCCCTGGACCTACCAGGTCGCCTTTTGGGGACTGGCGGCGCTGCTCTTTTTCCCACCCTTTTTCCGGGGGCTCTTCTTTCCTCCCGAGCAGGAACTGGCCCTGATGGGCGCGGCGGTAATCTTCTGGTTCACCTGGCTCTGGAAGCACGGATGGCGGGATTACAGCTTTCTATCGCACCCGCTGGACTATTTCACCCTGGCCCTGCCGCTGGTGTACATTATTGCCGCCTTCGGGGCGGTTAACTACGGCCTGGCCGTGGACGAAATTGTCAAGAACATCCTGTATTTCCTGGCCTACTGGGTGGCCGTTCAGGTGGTGGAGCGGGAAGAAGATGCCGGCCGGCTGCTGCATGTTATTTACCTGGCTGCCGCCGGTGTAGCATTGGCCGGTCTCTTCACGGCCACCGGTCTGGTATATATAAAGGACGGTTTTCTAAACGGGCGCATTTATTCCACCTTCCAGTACCCCAACGCCCTGGCCAGCTACCTGGCCCTGGCGGGCTTCCTGGGGCTGTTCTTCTGGGCGCACTATGGTTCCCGCACCGTGGGTGAAAGCATCACTGACCGGGTGCTGCTCAAAACCCTGCCCCGGCGCCTGCTGGAATGCCGGCCGTACGGGTATTTTTACGCCGCGGCCAACTTCATCCTCCTGGCCGTGCTCTTCGGCACCAGATCCCGCGGCGGCCTGCTCATTACCGGGGCGGTGTTCCTGCTCTACCTGATCGGGCTGCACTGGCAAAAACGGCTGCCCGTACTGCTGCATGCGCTGTATGTGGGCGGCCTGGGTTATACTACATCCCATAAGTTCATCGCGGCGGCCATGGCCAAGCAGATGGGAACGGCCTGGCTCTGGATCTTGGGCGGGCTGACTCTGGTGCTGGCCGGGCAGTGGGTTTACGCCTTTGCCGGAAAACGCTCTTTATCCCCGTGGCTGGAAGATAAAAAACGGGTGAATGCGGGTTTGGCTTCTATAGTGATCGCCTGTTTGATTGCAGGCACGGCGGTGTTGACCACACACCATCAGGTACTGGAAAAGGTGACAAGCTTTACCTACCTGCGCAACGCCTTTGAACGCACCTACTTTGTGCAGGACGCCCTGGCCATGATTAAAGACCGCCCCGTTCTGGGCTGGGGGGGCGGCGGCTGGGAAGAGGCCTACCGGGCCTACCAGGGCTACCTGTACAACTCCAACGAAGTGCACAGCCACTACTTCCAGGTGGCCGTGGAAACGGGTGTCGTGGGATTACTGGTGCTGCTGGGCATCTGGGCCTCCTTCCTGTGGGCCGCCCACCGGGCGTACTGGAGCGCGCCCGCCAGCAGTACCAGCCGGGCCATGTCCTGGGCCGTAACCACCGGAGCCCTGGCCGTGGGCCTGCACGCAGCAGTTGACTTCGACCTGTCCCTGTCCGCCCTCACCCTGGTCCTGTGGACTCTCTTTGCCTGCGCCAGGGTTTCAGGTTATAATCGTGCTCAAGTTCCAAGCAATAAACTGCAAGCAGCAAAAAAAGGTGGCATTCGGCCCTCAAACCCCGTAGCCCTGGCCGCAGCCACCGCTGCCGGCGCCATAGTGTTCCTTTTTGCCTTCTTCCTGGCCTCTGCCAACAGCTATGCCACCCAGGCAGCCGGATACCTGCAGCAGGGAAACGTCCGGCAGGGCCTGGCCGCCATGCAGAAGGCAGCCGCTTATAATCCTTTCAATGCCGACTACCATACCGTCCTGATGCGCATTTACCTGAGTATGGGCAAGCCACAGCAGGCCCTGGAGGAGGCCCGCCGGTCTGCCGCCCTGAGCCGCTACAGCGCCGGCCGCCAGGCCGATCTCGCCCGGGCATCCCTGGCCGCCGGCAGGTACCAGGATGCTGTAAGCTACGCCCTCCGGGCAGTAGAGCTGGCACCGTACCAGATCGCCTGGTACGAAACTCTGGCCGCCACCTGCGCTGCCGCCGGCCGGGGTGAGCTGCAGGCGGGGAATAAAGACGCCGCCCGCCGGTATCTGGAACAAGCCCTGAAGGTGCCGGAGATGATCCAGGCCCGGGTGGCGGGGCTGGGGGAAGAGGAGAAAAAGCTCTGGGTAGACGCCCCCATGCTCTCTGTTACGCCCGGGGTGCACCTGGGGATGGGGCAGGCCCGGTACCTGCTGGGCGACCTGCCGGGAGCGGAAAAAAGCCTGCAGGCCGCAATGCAGGATAATCAGTTGAAAGGCGAAGCATCCCTCTGGCTGGCCCTGGTGAGAGAAAAGCAGGGTAAAACGGGGGAAGCGAAAAAGCTGGTGAAGGAAGCCGGGCAGATAAACAAAAACCTGGAAGCGGCCTATGAACGGTTGAAGGCGGTCCCGACCCTTTAG
- a CDS encoding Wzz/FepE/Etk N-terminal domain-containing protein, which produces MKQLEEELDLRDLILILWKRRKLILGIFLAAVLAAAAVSFIIPPTYEVSTIIALGVFPDPTYTSQASAREILLSDELLLNVISALKLDVPREKFRGFKQTIKVEPVNDTNFLKISIQTTNRSEGRAIVEKMVELFKERSSASYQQYRQLLAGQLDAVRTRLSSVEADIKKTREVLSAIESTTGISPVEKDLRRSRTLEYLQSEESQRIELLDRYLALQKEINGLKDVQVIRGAREPVYPVKPNKKLNVALAGMLGLMVGVFMAFCLEYISRNPLKLED; this is translated from the coding sequence ATGAAACAATTGGAAGAAGAACTGGATCTGAGAGATTTGATCCTCATCCTGTGGAAAAGGCGGAAACTTATCCTGGGCATATTCCTGGCCGCTGTTTTGGCCGCGGCGGCAGTCAGCTTTATCATCCCGCCGACCTATGAAGTGAGCACAATCATTGCTCTGGGTGTTTTTCCCGACCCTACCTATACCAGCCAGGCTTCGGCCAGGGAAATCCTGCTCAGCGATGAATTGTTGCTGAACGTCATCTCTGCTTTAAAGCTCGACGTTCCCCGGGAAAAATTCAGGGGCTTCAAGCAGACCATCAAGGTGGAGCCGGTTAATGACACAAACTTCCTTAAGATTTCCATACAGACCACCAACCGTTCCGAAGGCAGGGCCATAGTGGAAAAAATGGTTGAGCTGTTTAAAGAGCGGAGCAGTGCTTCGTACCAGCAGTACAGGCAGCTGCTGGCCGGCCAGCTGGATGCGGTGAGAACCCGTCTGTCCTCGGTTGAAGCGGACATCAAAAAGACACGGGAGGTTCTAAGTGCCATCGAATCCACCACGGGTATTTCGCCGGTGGAAAAGGACCTGCGCCGTTCCCGCACCCTGGAGTACCTCCAGAGCGAAGAGTCCCAGCGCATCGAACTCCTGGACCGTTACCTCGCCCTGCAGAAAGAAATCAATGGATTGAAAGACGTACAGGTCATCCGCGGCGCCCGGGAACCGGTTTACCCGGTTAAGCCGAATAAGAAACTCAACGTAGCCCTGGCCGGGATGCTGGGGTTGATGGTGGGGGTCTTTATGGCGTTTTGTTTGGAATATATCTCCAGAAACCCGCTCAAATTGGAGGATTAA
- a CDS encoding nucleotide sugar dehydrogenase, with protein sequence MKLKILAPKDQLLQKINTHTAVVGVIGLGYVGLPFAVEKARVGFRVIGIEQNPMRAEKVNRGQNYISDVNDEDLRALVNKGLLSAVVDFSTVPEMDIIVICVPTPLTKNLTPDLQYVEKVTREVARRLRPGQLISLESTTYPGTTEEVMLPLLETSGLKVEEDFFLVHSPERVDPGNRRYTTRNTSKVVGGIGPNSLEVGVTFYSQTVTKVVPVSSARAAELVKVFENTFRAVNIALVNELAMLCDRMELNVWEVLDAAFTKPFGIMPFYPGPGVGGHCIPIDPHYLEWKAKELNFNTHFIALAGEINRRMPEFVRQKALRILNRLGIPSSRAQILVLGMAYKKDIADHRESPALEIIRLLRKDGARVLYHDDLVPFINDRDLKMASVPLTEKVLRESDLVIIVTDHSHIDYNRVVETARHVLDTRNATRHVKDNRERITLL encoded by the coding sequence ATGAAACTGAAAATTTTAGCCCCGAAGGACCAGTTGTTACAAAAGATTAATACGCATACTGCCGTAGTTGGAGTGATTGGGTTGGGTTATGTAGGCCTGCCCTTTGCCGTAGAAAAGGCCAGGGTTGGATTCCGGGTGATTGGTATAGAGCAAAATCCCATGAGGGCCGAAAAAGTGAACCGGGGACAAAATTACATATCCGATGTTAATGATGAAGATTTAAGAGCGCTGGTAAACAAAGGCCTGCTATCGGCAGTTGTGGACTTTTCTACCGTACCCGAAATGGATATTATCGTTATTTGCGTACCAACGCCTTTAACCAAGAACCTAACGCCCGATCTCCAGTACGTGGAGAAAGTAACCAGGGAAGTGGCCCGCCGGCTTCGGCCCGGACAACTTATCAGCCTGGAATCCACCACCTATCCCGGAACCACCGAGGAAGTTATGCTTCCTCTGCTTGAAACTTCAGGCTTAAAAGTAGAAGAAGACTTTTTTCTGGTTCATTCTCCCGAGCGGGTCGACCCCGGCAACCGACGATATACCACGAGAAATACCTCCAAGGTTGTGGGAGGTATAGGACCTAATTCACTGGAAGTAGGTGTAACATTTTACAGCCAGACAGTAACAAAGGTAGTGCCCGTGTCCAGTGCGCGGGCTGCCGAACTGGTGAAAGTCTTTGAGAACACCTTCCGTGCCGTAAACATAGCCCTGGTGAACGAGCTGGCCATGCTCTGCGACCGAATGGAGCTCAATGTGTGGGAAGTGCTGGATGCTGCCTTTACGAAGCCCTTTGGCATCATGCCCTTTTACCCGGGCCCGGGTGTGGGTGGCCACTGCATACCCATCGACCCCCACTACCTGGAGTGGAAAGCCAAGGAGCTGAATTTCAACACCCACTTCATTGCCCTGGCCGGGGAAATAAACCGGAGGATGCCGGAATTTGTGCGGCAGAAAGCGCTGCGGATCTTAAACCGCCTGGGAATTCCGTCCTCCAGGGCTCAAATACTGGTTCTGGGTATGGCCTATAAAAAAGACATCGCCGACCACCGCGAATCACCGGCCCTGGAAATAATCAGGCTGCTGCGGAAGGACGGCGCCCGGGTGCTGTATCACGACGATCTGGTACCGTTTATTAACGACCGGGATCTAAAGATGGCCTCGGTGCCCCTTACTGAAAAAGTGCTGCGTGAAAGCGACCTGGTCATCATCGTCACCGACCATTCGCATATCGACTATAACCGGGTGGTGGAGACAGCCAGGCACGTCCTGGATACCCGCAACGCCACGCGCCACGTTAAAGACAACAGGGAAAGGATCACGCTCTTATGA
- a CDS encoding Gfo/Idh/MocA family protein: MKVGVIGAGNWGRNLVKKFYRLGELAAVAEINPDIRHKLSAEYPGVSFHDGYRDLLEKDIPAVAIATPAHTHYRIAREALLAGKDVFVEKPLALSKAEAEELVELAEKQNRILMAGHLLLYQPAIRWIKNYIDSGAIGKVAFLAQERLKLGRVRAVENVLWSFGVHDIAVLLYLVGEKPQEVRAAGQRFLQENIEDDVHLHLRFAGVVQAHLHISWLWPETRRRLTIVGSEAMLTYDELEQEVVLHKKRVAPDLQHHDGGSEVVFRGSEEPLLLECRHFLECLERRISPLSDGRSAVEVIEVLEAADGQLKRSGKKSSTF; encoded by the coding sequence ATGAAAGTGGGAGTAATAGGAGCGGGCAACTGGGGCAGGAATCTGGTCAAAAAATTTTACCGCCTGGGCGAGCTCGCCGCGGTGGCAGAAATAAACCCGGACATAAGGCACAAACTGTCCGCCGAATACCCCGGCGTTTCTTTTCATGACGGCTACCGGGATCTCCTGGAAAAGGACATTCCCGCCGTAGCCATCGCCACTCCGGCACACACGCACTACCGGATAGCCCGGGAGGCCCTGCTGGCTGGCAAGGACGTATTCGTGGAAAAACCCCTGGCATTATCAAAAGCCGAAGCCGAAGAACTGGTGGAATTAGCCGAAAAGCAAAACCGTATTCTCATGGCCGGGCACCTGCTCCTTTACCAGCCGGCCATCCGCTGGATAAAGAACTATATAGATTCCGGAGCCATAGGGAAGGTGGCCTTCCTGGCCCAGGAACGGCTCAAACTGGGCCGGGTGCGGGCAGTGGAGAACGTCCTGTGGAGCTTCGGCGTGCACGACATAGCCGTACTCCTCTACCTGGTAGGGGAAAAACCGCAGGAAGTCAGGGCCGCTGGCCAGCGCTTCTTACAGGAAAACATCGAAGATGATGTACATCTGCACCTCCGGTTTGCCGGCGTAGTGCAGGCCCATCTCCATATCAGCTGGTTGTGGCCGGAAACCAGGCGCCGCCTCACTATAGTTGGTTCGGAAGCTATGCTTACTTATGATGAGCTGGAGCAGGAAGTGGTCCTGCACAAGAAACGGGTGGCACCCGACCTGCAGCATCACGACGGGGGCAGTGAAGTGGTCTTCCGGGGGAGCGAAGAACCCCTTTTGCTGGAATGCCGGCATTTCCTGGAATGCCTGGAAAGGCGGATAAGCCCCCTTTCAGACGGCAGAAGTGCCGTTGAAGTAATAGAGGTCCTGGAAGCAGCAGACGGGCAATTAAAGCGCAGCGGTAAAAAGTCAAGCACTTTTTGA
- a CDS encoding glycosyltransferase — MAHSLGLTERVRFLGVRRDIPELMSSADAYVMSSAWEGLPMVLLEAAACELPVVSTDAGGNSEIVLDGVSGYIVPPRDPQALAAAMLKMMSLPEEERRAMGRAGRAHIEANYSLDHVVDQWEKLYRDLLLKKGISV; from the coding sequence ATGGCCCATTCTTTGGGTCTAACCGAAAGAGTGCGTTTTTTAGGTGTGCGGCGCGATATTCCAGAACTTATGAGTTCGGCAGACGCATACGTAATGTCGTCTGCCTGGGAAGGTCTGCCGATGGTTCTTTTAGAAGCTGCTGCGTGTGAGTTACCTGTTGTATCCACAGATGCTGGGGGTAACAGCGAAATAGTATTAGATGGCGTCAGCGGCTATATCGTGCCTCCGCGCGATCCCCAAGCCCTGGCGGCGGCTATGCTGAAAATGATGTCCCTTCCTGAAGAAGAAAGAAGGGCCATGGGCCGGGCCGGTAGGGCGCATATTGAAGCAAATTACAGCCTGGATCACGTGGTTGACCAGTGGGAGAAGCTTTACCGGGATTTATTGCTTAAGAAGGGTATAAGCGTTTAA
- a CDS encoding glycosyltransferase family 4 protein, translating into MPSGKILFLATVYTHLAAFHIPFMRFFQERGVEVHAAASSAKGHKENVEAAGVICWEIPFARSPYSPANLKAYRCLKDLLWKHRFDLIHVHTPVAAFLGRYLAKITHQGPVLYTAHGFHFYKGAPRRNWLIYYNAERLAARWTDGLIVVNGEDYENARRMGFEPGRNLFYVHGVGVDLSFFGAPSYENAVRRELGLAVTDVVVTCVAEMNPNKNHIFLLNAWKQIATRETHSNNHLLLVGSGELKSYLEEKVKREHIPRVHFLGFRRDVPAILHASDIVTLTSKREGLPRCIMEAMAAGKPVVATNVRGSRDLVDDGHTGFLVEPGDVTGLAAALERLMRDPELRASMGAAGKAKIQDYSLDRVLAEMAAIYNRYLDE; encoded by the coding sequence ATGCCATCCGGCAAAATCCTTTTCCTCGCTACCGTTTATACCCATCTTGCTGCCTTTCACATTCCCTTTATGCGGTTTTTTCAGGAGAGGGGGGTTGAGGTCCACGCCGCGGCCTCTTCGGCTAAGGGGCATAAAGAGAATGTGGAAGCAGCAGGGGTCATATGCTGGGAGATCCCATTTGCCCGTTCTCCTTATAGCCCTGCTAACTTAAAGGCCTATCGGTGTTTAAAGGATTTATTGTGGAAACATCGCTTCGACCTCATCCACGTCCATACCCCGGTGGCCGCTTTCCTGGGAAGGTATTTAGCCAAGATCACTCACCAGGGACCCGTTTTATACACGGCTCACGGTTTTCATTTTTATAAAGGCGCCCCGCGTCGCAATTGGCTTATTTATTATAATGCCGAGCGCCTGGCCGCCAGGTGGACGGACGGCCTTATCGTCGTGAACGGGGAAGACTACGAGAACGCCCGCCGCATGGGTTTTGAACCGGGTAGGAACCTTTTTTACGTGCACGGCGTGGGCGTGGATTTAAGTTTCTTCGGCGCGCCGTCTTATGAAAATGCCGTGCGCCGGGAGTTAGGCCTTGCGGTGACTGATGTGGTCGTCACCTGCGTGGCGGAAATGAATCCAAATAAAAATCATATTTTTCTTCTGAACGCATGGAAGCAAATTGCCACCAGGGAAACCCACTCCAACAACCACCTGCTGCTGGTGGGATCGGGAGAGCTTAAAAGCTACCTTGAGGAGAAGGTAAAGCGAGAGCATATACCTCGTGTCCACTTTTTAGGCTTTCGCCGGGACGTGCCCGCAATACTTCACGCAAGCGATATTGTCACCCTTACTTCAAAGCGTGAGGGACTTCCCCGGTGCATTATGGAGGCCATGGCTGCCGGCAAACCCGTGGTAGCCACCAATGTCCGCGGCAGCAGGGACCTGGTGGATGACGGGCACACCGGGTTTTTGGTGGAACCTGGAGACGTGACGGGGCTGGCGGCGGCCCTGGAAAGGTTGATGCGTGACCCTGAACTGCGGGCTTCCATGGGCGCTGCTGGAAAAGCGAAAATCCAGGACTATTCCCTGGACAGGGTTCTGGCCGAAATGGCCGCCATTTATAACCGATATTTAGATGAATGA
- a CDS encoding GmrSD restriction endonuclease domain-containing protein produces the protein MKIATILDQIDLGSMALPEFQRGYVWNRDQVRSLMQSLYRRYPIGSLLVWVTRAEGAASRGNQAPAPGVVKLLLDGQQRITTLYGIIRGRPPRFFDGNAQAFTGLYFHLEDETFEFYMPSKMKGNPLWINVTELMQTGVGRFIGRLFSQPELTPRMDTYIQRLTAIEGIKDVDLHVEEVTGEDKTIDVVVDIFNRVNSGGTKLSQGDLALAKICAGWPEARQAMKEVLAGWERAGFHFNLDWLLRNITTILTGEAFFSALKDVDAQQFQKGLALARDACNYLLNMISGRLGLDHDRVLGGRYAFPVMTRYLVLKGGKLEDARERDRLLYWYVHSFLWGRFAGSTETVLNQDLKVLEPVDGALDRLIEQLRLSRGSLEIRPEDFAGWSLGARFYPMLYLLTRVCGALDWGSGVPLSANLLGRLNAMQVHHIFPKAILYEHGYQKAEVNAIANLCFLTQGANLAISDSRPEVYLGEVEKRFPGALASQWVPLDRELWRVENYREFLAERRRLLAAAANRFVEELLNGSLEAPAVVSYSTALEAAPASVAAEDDEVRALLEWLQANKLPKPELDYEICGPAGEVLTVVDLAWPAGVQEGYSQPVALVLQGDRDQINLLNQAGYRFFGSVNELRAYLETLLDGREELQAV, from the coding sequence TTGAAAATCGCTACCATCCTTGATCAGATCGATCTGGGGAGCATGGCCCTGCCCGAGTTTCAGCGGGGGTATGTCTGGAACCGCGACCAGGTGCGCAGCCTGATGCAGTCCCTTTACCGCCGCTATCCCATCGGCAGCCTTTTAGTGTGGGTTACCCGTGCGGAAGGGGCCGCCTCCAGAGGCAACCAGGCCCCGGCGCCGGGGGTGGTAAAACTGCTCCTTGACGGCCAGCAGCGGATAACCACTTTATATGGCATCATCAGGGGCAGGCCGCCCCGCTTTTTCGACGGCAACGCCCAGGCCTTCACCGGCCTCTACTTTCACCTGGAGGATGAAACCTTCGAGTTCTACATGCCCTCCAAAATGAAAGGCAATCCCCTCTGGATCAATGTAACTGAGCTGATGCAGACGGGTGTGGGCAGGTTTATCGGCCGCCTTTTCAGCCAGCCGGAACTGACGCCCCGGATGGACACGTACATCCAGCGCCTCACGGCCATTGAAGGTATAAAGGACGTCGATTTGCACGTGGAAGAGGTGACGGGCGAGGACAAGACCATAGACGTGGTGGTGGACATTTTTAACCGGGTCAACAGCGGAGGCACCAAGCTCTCCCAGGGCGACCTGGCCCTGGCCAAGATATGCGCCGGCTGGCCGGAAGCCAGGCAGGCCATGAAAGAAGTTCTTGCCGGATGGGAAAGGGCGGGTTTTCACTTCAACCTTGACTGGCTGCTGCGCAACATAACCACCATTCTCACCGGTGAAGCGTTTTTCTCGGCCTTAAAAGATGTGGACGCCCAGCAGTTTCAAAAGGGCCTTGCCCTGGCGCGGGACGCCTGCAATTACCTGTTGAACATGATTTCCGGCCGCCTGGGCCTGGATCATGATCGGGTTCTTGGCGGAAGGTATGCCTTCCCGGTGATGACGCGCTACCTCGTCCTTAAAGGCGGGAAGCTGGAGGATGCCAGGGAACGCGATCGCCTGCTTTACTGGTACGTCCACAGCTTCCTCTGGGGCCGTTTCGCCGGCTCCACGGAAACTGTTTTGAACCAGGATCTGAAGGTGCTGGAACCGGTGGACGGCGCCCTGGACCGGCTGATCGAGCAGTTGCGGCTTTCCCGGGGTAGCCTTGAAATCCGCCCGGAAGACTTTGCCGGGTGGAGCCTGGGGGCCAGATTTTACCCCATGTTGTACTTGTTAACCAGAGTATGCGGTGCCCTGGATTGGGGCAGCGGTGTGCCGCTTTCGGCCAATCTTCTGGGCAGACTCAACGCCATGCAGGTGCACCATATCTTTCCTAAAGCCATTCTATATGAACACGGCTACCAGAAAGCTGAGGTCAATGCCATCGCCAATCTCTGCTTCCTCACTCAAGGGGCTAACCTGGCCATCAGCGACAGCAGGCCCGAGGTTTATTTGGGGGAAGTGGAAAAGAGGTTCCCCGGAGCCCTGGCCTCCCAGTGGGTTCCCCTGGACAGGGAGCTCTGGCGGGTGGAAAACTACAGGGAGTTTCTCGCCGAGCGGCGGCGCCTGCTGGCGGCGGCAGCCAACCGCTTTGTAGAGGAGTTGCTCAACGGTTCGCTCGAGGCCCCGGCGGTGGTGAGCTACTCGACAGCCCTGGAGGCAGCCCCCGCATCCGTGGCGGCGGAAGACGACGAAGTTCGCGCCCTGTTGGAATGGCTGCAGGCAAACAAACTTCCCAAACCGGAGCTTGATTATGAAATATGCGGTCCTGCCGGGGAGGTACTGACCGTGGTGGACCTGGCCTGGCCCGCCGGGGTACAGGAGGGCTACAGCCAGCCGGTGGCTCTTGTCTTACAAGGTGATCGGGATCAGATCAACCTGCTAAATCAGGCCGGCTACCGCTTCTTTGGAAGCGTGAATGAGCTGCGTGCTTACCTTGAAACGCTGCTGGATGGTCGGGAAGAATTGCAAGCTGTATGA
- a CDS encoding DUF1848 family protein, whose protein sequence is MEEKMTLFNIPQIVSVSRRTDIPAFYDEWFRQLVRQGWAVSCNPFSRRVVRVSLRPENERLSGQLIRGYLNWGSMVNKGFERPNGIKIRMESKYYVNRTVYREIITWWVK, encoded by the coding sequence ATGGAAGAAAAGATGACGCTGTTCAATATTCCCCAGATCGTTTCGGTCAGCCGGCGCACCGACATTCCCGCCTTTTACGATGAGTGGTTTAGGCAGCTGGTTCGCCAGGGGTGGGCGGTGAGTTGCAATCCCTTTAGCCGCCGGGTCGTCCGGGTCTCGTTACGGCCGGAAAACGAACGTCTATCCGGGCAATTAATTCGCGGTTATTTGAATTGGGGTTCTATGGTAAATAAAGGTTTTGAAAGACCGAATGGAATTAAAATACGAATGGAATCAAAATATTATGTTAATAGAACTGTTTATAGAGAAATAATAACCTGGTGGGTGAAGTAA
- a CDS encoding AAA family ATPase, giving the protein MTSGRLLRQLIKIGARDGGEEFRRVAEEVIREERLKNHHLLANDLERILYGEHSDPGRKSFPRVLYDIPRDRERGLPLLAVREPVRYLQDIVLSDVNKSILEEVLLENSRAEVLASYGLKPISRLLFCGPPGCGKTLAAEVLAAELGLELAVVRFDAVVSSFLGETSANLRKVFDFLEASCFVALFDEFDAIGKTRDDLGEHGELKRVVNSFLQMMDGFRGKSILIAATNHERLLDKALWRRFDEVLFFERPNLEQIRQLLIVKLRGVRYDLPLEDRSFLNQFKGFSHADIERILIRAIKTMVLKGREFLTLELVEEARKREEERQNIVLRL; this is encoded by the coding sequence ATGACAAGCGGCAGGCTGCTGAGGCAGCTGATTAAAATAGGCGCCCGGGACGGCGGGGAGGAGTTTCGCCGGGTGGCTGAAGAAGTTATCCGGGAAGAGCGCTTAAAAAATCATCATCTTTTGGCTAATGATCTGGAGCGTATCCTTTATGGAGAACATTCGGACCCGGGTAGAAAAAGTTTTCCGAGAGTATTGTATGATATTCCCAGGGACCGGGAAAGGGGATTGCCGCTCCTTGCAGTTCGTGAGCCGGTGCGGTATCTGCAGGACATAGTTCTTTCTGACGTTAACAAATCCATATTGGAAGAAGTGTTGCTTGAAAATAGCCGTGCCGAAGTGCTGGCCAGTTACGGTCTAAAACCCATTTCCCGCCTTTTGTTTTGCGGGCCGCCGGGATGCGGGAAAACTTTAGCGGCAGAAGTTTTGGCCGCCGAATTGGGTTTGGAACTGGCGGTTGTCCGTTTTGATGCGGTAGTTTCTTCCTTCCTGGGGGAAACGTCTGCCAATCTTCGGAAAGTATTTGATTTTTTGGAAGCAAGCTGCTTTGTTGCTTTGTTTGATGAATTTGACGCGATTGGAAAGACCAGGGATGATCTTGGCGAACATGGAGAACTCAAGCGGGTTGTCAATTCTTTTTTGCAGATGATGGATGGTTTCCGGGGAAAAAGTATTTTAATTGCTGCTACCAACCACGAGCGGCTTCTGGACAAAGCTTTGTGGCGTAGATTTGATGAGGTACTGTTTTTTGAGCGGCCTAACTTAGAACAGATTCGGCAGTTGCTGATTGTTAAACTGAGGGGTGTCCGGTACGATCTGCCGCTGGAAGACCGTTCGTTTCTTAACCAGTTTAAGGGCTTTTCGCATGCCGACATCGAGCGCATCCTGATCCGGGCCATTAAAACAATGGTTCTCAAAGGAAGGGAGTTTCTTACTTTGGAACTGGTAGAAGAAGCGCGCAAGCGTGAGGAGGAAAGGCAGAATATTGTATTAAGGTTGTAA